In Actinomadura luteofluorescens, the sequence AAGTGTGGGCAACCCCTACGACCCGTACGGTCAGCAGCCGGGCTACGGGCAGCAGCAGCCCGGGTACGGCCAGCAGCCCCCGGCCCAGCCCGGTTACGGCCAGCCCGGCGGGCAGCCCGGCTACGGCCAGCCCCCGGCGCAGCCCGGTTACGGCCAGCCCCCGGCGCAGCCGGGCTACGGCCAGCCTCCGGCGCAGCCCGGTTACGGCCAGCAGCCCCCCGCCCAGCCCGGCTACGGCGCGCCCTCGGGGCCCGCCCAGCCCGGCTACGAGGTGCACCACCACCACTACGGCTCGACCGGCCAGCTCGCCGAGTGGGGCTCGCGCGCCGGCGGCTACATCATCGACTACCTGATCTTCGGTGGTCCGGTGTTCGTGCTGTACATCCTGATGATCATCCTTTCCAGCTCGGGCAGCTCGGGCGCGGCGCTGTTCGGCGTCCTGCTCATGCTGATCGGCGCGGCCATCTCCATCGCGGGCGGCCTGTGGATCTGCTACCAGGAGGGCACCACCGGCCAGTCCATCGGCAAGCGGCAGATGGGCATCCGGCTCGTCGGCGCGCAGACCGGCCAGCCCATCGGCTTCGGCATGGCCTTCGTGCGCAAGATCGCGCACGTCGCCGACAGCTTCCTGTGCTACCTCGGCTTCCTCTGGCCGCTGTGGGACGAGCGCAAGCAGACCTTCGCCGACAAGATCTGCAACACCATCGTGGTCCGCGCCTGACCCACGACCCACGACAGCGGGGCGCCCCAAACCCGGGACGCCCCGCTTCGCCGTTCAAGCACAACCACTCCGTTAGCGCTCCGCTCCGGGAACCGGGGCAGTTTCTCTGTGGGGGGCGGCCCCCCACACCCCCGGGAAGAGCGGGTCCGACCCGGTGCCTTCCGCTCCGCTAGCGCTCCGCTCCAGGCACCGGGGCAGTTTCTCTGTGGGGGGCGACCCCCCACACCCCCCGGGAGGAGCGGGTCCGACCCGGTGCCTTCCGCTCCGCTAGCGCTCCGCTCCAGGCACCGGGGCAGTTTCTCTGTGGGGGGCGACCCCCCACACC encodes:
- a CDS encoding RDD family protein, which produces MGNPYDPYGQQPGYGQQQPGYGQQPPAQPGYGQPGGQPGYGQPPAQPGYGQPPAQPGYGQPPAQPGYGQQPPAQPGYGAPSGPAQPGYEVHHHHYGSTGQLAEWGSRAGGYIIDYLIFGGPVFVLYILMIILSSSGSSGAALFGVLLMLIGAAISIAGGLWICYQEGTTGQSIGKRQMGIRLVGAQTGQPIGFGMAFVRKIAHVADSFLCYLGFLWPLWDERKQTFADKICNTIVVRA